A single region of the Streptomyces sp. ITFR-16 genome encodes:
- a CDS encoding MarR family transcriptional regulator produces MATTRADPLTLEVVELIGAVVARYYEEYEQAAAAHSLTGAQARVLSLLSLDPLPMRRIAQKLKCEPSNVTGIVDRLEARGLVERRPDPADRRVKLAAPTEKGARTARQLRDSLDFAREPLAGLSDGERAALRDLLRRMLGMEPPAGA; encoded by the coding sequence ATGGCCACCACTCGTGCAGACCCGCTGACCCTCGAAGTCGTCGAACTCATCGGCGCCGTCGTGGCGCGTTACTACGAGGAGTACGAGCAGGCCGCCGCCGCGCACAGCCTCACCGGGGCCCAGGCCCGGGTCCTGTCGCTGCTGTCCCTGGACCCGCTGCCGATGCGCCGGATCGCGCAGAAGCTGAAGTGCGAGCCGTCCAATGTGACCGGCATCGTCGACCGGCTGGAGGCCCGGGGGCTGGTGGAGCGGCGGCCCGATCCTGCCGACCGCCGGGTGAAGCTGGCCGCGCCGACGGAGAAGGGTGCCCGCACGGCACGGCAGCTGCGTGACTCGCTGGACTTCGCCCGTGAACCGCTGGCCGGCCTCTCGGACGGGGAGCGCGCGGCCCTGCGGGATCTGCTGCGCCGGATGCTCGGCATGGAACCCCCGGCCGGGGCGTGA